Below is a genomic region from Polypterus senegalus isolate Bchr_013 chromosome 13, ASM1683550v1, whole genome shotgun sequence.
gcagaacacgcttttactcacattgctttttggaaatcaataatacaaatcggcaacagatctgggaatcactgaatagtaaaacgtttaatgaggaatgtcttgcgcatatactggtgtaatgaccacgtcggctttagtgaagcatttcttagcctctgtgatatgatcgacatggggtagaatagattctggattgttacaatacgtgctaccttacgcaaaatatgctcatcgatttgttacagattcttggtggacacaattccacaccgaggaaaaaggtgccccatgtaaatcgttcataatgtctccaaaatatatttgttaactttcaaacaagtactacttaactgttttatacaaaatccttatttcaacatatgcgagccccaactaggatttgaactcgggttagcgtattttatcaatataacacagacaaccgctatttacgctttgagccaaagcacttcagcagactagttactgaccaaatcgactgctgactgcgcggatatcaatgacgtcattacgctagcgtggtGCGGCTGAGTGGGTTTTAGCCTCTTGTCGCTTGAAGGCCTGGAAACGATGGACGTCACCATGTCATCTCTTTTCTTTAATGACGAGCTGAGCTCCACCGTGGAGCAGGCGGTGAAGACTGCCGTGCAGACTGTGTTGTGTGAGGTGACCGTTCTCCTCAGCAGACAGCTGTCCGCCCTTCGCCTTGGTTTATCTGAGAAGGAACACGAAATCCTGCGGCTTACGGAGAGACTAGAAGCCCTGCAGAGTGTGAGCAGCTGTGGTCTTGAAGCTCACCGCGGCTCGGGGTTCGCGGGACCAAGGCGGCCGCGCGAGGATATTCGCCTGTGCTCATCTCCTGTTGAAATCGTCCTCCCCGCTTCTCCAGAAGAATGCAGAGAAACGCTACCTCGGGCGATGAGGAGTGTCCGTCCGCGGGTTCGGCACTCCGCCCACAAGCATCCTTCGGGACTCCGAGCGCCACCAGCCGACGGCGATGCCTGTAGCGTGCGACTCGAACAGCCGAGCCGCTGGATGACCGGAGACAGAGGTCAGTGAGTTGGGATAGAAGCGTGTGCCTCAGCGGTGCTGACAGACCACTGCTGCAGTTGAGTTAGGAGCGATGgtatttacttttattagttCAGAAATGTTCCATGCGCCGTGTTTTCATTATTGCGCGTGCACAGACAACCAGGTGGTCATCCTGGGGGAAATTCTGCCTCCAAAAgtgtttataatttattttgtgtgatTTAAGAAAAGGCAACCAGATACAGTGCAATAATGAAAACGTTAATGTTTAATTAGTTACTCCAGCTTGTCGTTCAAAAGTGAAGATAACGACTAAAAATTCAATTATGGGGACACAGGGCGAAGAGCCATTCACAGCATTTCTGGGCTCAAGATCGCAACCAGCCTTGAATGGCAGAACACTTCACTGTGCTTGCATGtccaatttaataataataataacacattttatttatatagcgcctttcccatgctcaatgcagttacagaatataagaaagaatggcagagtatgtagcattgtacaaaccaaccaaataaataaataaagaagattacgacagtgaattcagagaaagcctaacagacaacataattgatggtttcgcatacacacacacacaggttacatgagcatcttgacagagaggtaaactgagagaagggtaagaaagtcaagtagagctaaaagccttcctgaacagatgagttttgagttgttttttaaaagaatcatggagtcagctgacctgattaatttcgtaggtcattccagagtctgggcgctatacagctgaaggccctgtcacccatggagtgtagattagtgtggggcacaacaagatttccagaatcggaggaccttagtggacgggcaggcaaatagtgatggagaaggtcactgatgtagtttggcgtgaggttatttaaggctttgtaggttattagcaggattttatattcaattctgtaagataCAGGGAGCCAGTAAAGATGGAGcaagatgggtgtgatgtgctcgctgctgctggtttgagtaaggactcttgcagccgagttttgaataagctggagctgtgatataagattagaagggcacctgccagcagcgagctacaataatcgatgcgggatgtgataaaagcatggacaagtttctcagcattagaaaattagaggaaggagcgaacacgggatatgttacggaggtgaaaataagagtttcttaatgtgatttatgtgggcggagtaagaaagggaggaattaaaattgacaccaagattctttacagtagaggcaggtctgatgagatcaccaccaagatggactgggaaagagctcattttattaagttgcattttagtcccaatttgcaggagttcagttttgttgcattttacttttaaagagttctgctccatccaggttttaatttcactaaggcaggttgtgagctgagaaagctctgatgaagttccacttttaacattgaagtagagttgagtatcatctgcatataaatgatagcccagtccatggctatgaataatatggccaaggggaagcatatagatacagaagagaagagggcccaggacagagccctgaggaactccttgtgtgactggcgccgagctggatctgctgttgccaagaatAACAAACTTttgcctgtcagtcagataggacttgaaccactggagggcagtgccagagatacccagcatgttctccattctggacagtagaatgtcatgtctgacagtgtcaaatgctgcactgaggtctaacagaattaatattctGGTTTGTCCAGATTCTGTTGCCATAagaaaatcattggttacccgtagcagagcagtttcacagctgtgctgcaccctgaaaccagactgaaagggttccatcaagttattagtggttaggtaattggtgagctgggaggctacaatacgctcaagagattttgacaagaaaggtaagtgggaaataggccggaaattaagattgtcagcatcaagaccagacttttttaacattggagttacagaagtgattttaaaagttagcggcacagagccagtgtcaagggatgagtttatttttgttttaacagtcgggattatggtatgaaggcaggatttaagtagtgtgctggggatggggtccagtacacaagtagtcggcctcatcttacaaagcaggttattaataaacacagatgtgactggtgagaacttagagaaggagctggatggagtgggaaaacagggagagatataaacagatgatgtatttatgttagttgaattatctAGATCTTTAAATTTGTTACataaaaagtggaggaattcctcacagacttcagtagaagaggtagttgggtcagatagatagatagatactttattaatcccaaggggaaattcacataatccagcagcagtatactgatacaaagaaatgggttcaagtaatttattaactacagaaaacaaaacccttgggttatcgtggccactttctattgttctgccatagtgggtgttcttagcagcagttagtgctcctctgtaagctctttggtggtcagagaaagcctggatgttcACGGTGAgaccagtcttacgtgacattctctcaaggcgtaggccagctgctttcatagatcaca
It encodes:
- the LOC120542242 gene encoding uncharacterized protein LOC120542242 isoform X2, with the protein product MDVTMSSLFFNDELSSTVEQAVKTAVQTVLCEVTVLLSRQLSALRLGLSEKEHEILRLTERLEALQSVSSCGLEAHRGSGFAGPRRPREDIRLCSSPVEIVLPASPEECRETLPRAMRSVRPRVRHSAHKHPSGLRAPPADGDACSVRLEQPSRWMTGDRDNEGFTENVLCPESNRLLSDLCVTVFDGKQNLESSQIKEDVLFQEHFQIKGENRAKQRSGLKIHPNVEETCILIKEEDSDLESICIESCPVIITVALHCCWPSLLSCDFWDKHQLHCDPALDKQLKKMDVWTENQSEKMAYMVLSFVLRYNVHSYLL